GGATTACAGCTGCTATTCTCATTGTGTCAACAGGTTTAATTCTTTGGTCTGCAAATACAACTTCCAAAGGGTTTGTACCCAAAGAAGACCGCGCAGTTATTATGACCAATATTGAATTGCCCGCGGGCGCTTCGCTTGACAGAACTACAGCCATCATATCCAAACTCAGTGCTGAAGTTAAAAAAATCAAAGGAATCAGGGGTATGTCATTTACCGCAGGTTCCAGCTTGTTGGGTGGTGCAGGCAGTAATTTTGGACTTGGTTTTATTATCCTTGACAAGTGGGACGACCGCAAGGCGGATTCTCTTTCTTCCGGTGCAATCATTGGCAAACTTTTTAGAGTTGCTTCCACAATTCCAGGTGCGCAAATGTTGTTTTTTGAACCGCCAAGCATACGGGGCTACGGGGTAGCAGAGGGATTTCAGCTTGAACTGTTGGATAAGTTCGGAGGAGATTTCAAAGACTTGGATGCACAAGCCAAAGAATATCTAAAAGAGCTTTCAGAAAGACCTGAAATTCTTTATGCACAAACTTCTTTCAACACGGGATATCCTCAATATCAATTAGACATAAATGTTCCAAGAGCAAAAGAAGCAGGAGTTTCAATCAACAGTATTTTCAATACCCTGCAAGGTTATATCGGAGGTATCTATGCGGCTGATTTTTCACGTTTTGGGAAGCAATACAGGGTATATGTTCAATCTTTACCTAATACAAGAGCAAGTACAGATGATTTGAACTCTATTTATGTCAAAAACAATAATGGCGAAATGGCACCCATCACAGAGTTTATTAAATTAGAGAGAATTTATGGGCCTCAGTCAGTTACCCGTTTTAATTTGTTTAATGCGGTTCACGTTACGGGCGCTACCAACCCCGGATACTCTTCCGGAGATGCTATCAAAGCGGTTTTAGAAGTAACCAAAAACCTGCCTGCTAATTATGATATTGCTTTTTCGGGTTTGACCAAGGAGGAAATTGAATCCGGAAATCAGACTCTGTTTATCCTTTTGCTTGTTATTCTTTTTGTGTATTTTATTCTGTCAGGACAGTATGAGAGTTACCTTCTTCCGCTTGCGGTAATGCTTTCATTGCCTGTAGGCATGATGGGAGCCTATTTGACTACCAAGCTGATGGGATTGGAAATCAATATCTATTTTCAGATTGCATTGATTATGCTCATTGGATTGCTGGCAAAGAATGCTATTTTGATTGTGGAATTATCTATACAAAAACGCAAAGCCGGAGAATCACTGCTGATGGCTGCCATTGACGGTGCCAAAGTGCGTTTCAGGCCCATTCTGATGACCTCTTTTGCCTTTATATTCGGACTGCTTCCACTTGTGTTTTCAAGAGGCGTAGGGGCTGTGGGAGACCGTTCTATCGGAACAGCGGCAGTGGGTGGACTTTTGGTTGGAACAGTCATCGGAGTGTTTGTTGTTCCGCCATTGTTTATGTTTTTCCAATGGCTACAGGAAAAAGTTACCAGAAAAGCTCCAATTGTAGAAGTTGAACAAAATTGATTTGAAAAAAGTGAAAGTGATGCATAAAATTAAAAATAGAAACATTGTACGTATATGGGGAATAATGGGGCTAATGCTCTTCTTGTCTTCTTGTCTTGCAATCAAAAAGTATGAGAAACCCTCAGTTAATACAGAACATCTTTTTAGGACGGATTATATTCATGACAATGCGTTTGATGGGATGGACACCGGTTCCATTGCAGACATTTCATGGAAAAATATGTTTTCGGATGAACTGCTCAAAAGCTATATACAAAAAGCCTTAGACAATAATTTGGATATTCGTATAGCGGTTGCAAACATTGAAGCTGCCGAATCTTATGTAAAGCAAAGCAAAGCGGGTTTTCTACCATCAGTAAATGCAGATTTGGATTATAGTATTACCAAAACATCCAGCAGCAGCAGGTTTGGCGCATTTACATTCAACCAATTTCAAATCGGGGCAAGCGCAGGCTGGGAAGCGGATATCTGGGGCAAAATTAAAAGCCGCCAGAGAGCTGCACAAGCCGTTTATTTGCAAAGTGTAGAAGCACACAAAGCCGTCAAAACAAGTCTTATTGCTGCCGTTGCAAACACCTATTATCAACTTGCTGCCATCAGTGCTCAGATTAAAATTGCCCAAAGAAGTGTTGCAACACGTGATAGCAGTGTTAAGACAACTCAAGCACTCAAAGATGCCGGACAACTCACCGAAGTTGCTGTCAAACAGTCCGAGTCTCAATTATATGATGCTAAATTGATTCTTTTGAATCTCCAAAAACAGGAAAAGTTTCTTGAAAACACCTTTTGTCTGCTTCTCAATGAAGCTCCTCACTCCATTGAACGAAACGCTATTGATGAGCAGCATTTTGATTCCAAATTGAGTATAGGTGTACCGGCAAAATTGTTGGCAAATCGCCCTGATGTGCTTCAAGCTGAATACATTTTCAGACAAACATTCGAACTGACAAACCTTGCCAGAAGTAATTTCTATCCCTCATTCAATATAACTGCCTCCGGTGGACTGCAAAGCATGGAGCTCGCCAAATGGCTTGATCCAAGTTCTTTGTTTGCAAACCTTGCTGCAGGCTTTATCCAGCCGATTTTCAACCAAAGACAAATACAAACTGCTTATGAAGTGGCTAAAACCCAACAAGAAAAAGCTTATTTGGGTTATCAGTTGGCTATACTGAACGCGGGAATTGATGTTTCAAACGCCCTAATTGAATATCAGACTCAAACAGAGTCAATCGCACTTAATCAAAGCAAATTTGAAGCTAACCAAATTGCGGTTACCATGTCAAACCGACTGCTTCAAAATGGTCTGGCAACTTATTTGGAAGTACTTACCGCACAGCAAAATATGCTCAATGCCGAGTTGAATTTGGTAAGTGCAAAATTAGGTAAACTCAATGCAGTTGTCAATCTGTATTGTTCATTGGGTGGAGGTTGGCAATAAAAAGGCTGTATTGTCATTTGTTTCCTCGCATTAAACTCAAAGTCAATATTGACATAGCAGAATCAACCGTACAAGGTCATTTTCAAGGCAAGGTTGCAGGTTAAATTTCATTGCAAATTACCTAAACCCCTCATTGATATCCCGCAAAATATCATTGCCCGGACATAGCGCCCCCTCATTGAGACGGTTGAGCGGGGTGTCGGAGGTATTCAAAATTTGGTGCAGTTCTTTGGGGTTGCGATTAATGTACAACAATCCTGTCAGTACCTCTTGCTTTGCCTCTGCTTTTTTGAGTGCTGCAATGGCAGATAGGCGGTCTTCGGGATTCCAGTCATTATCCAATTTGTGAAACTGCAATACACTTCCGTCATGCAATTCTATGGAAGTCAACTCTCCCTCAGCATAAGACTTAGTAATTGTGTCCATCACAGGCACATAATCGGTT
This genomic interval from Bacteroidota bacterium contains the following:
- a CDS encoding TolC family protein, whose product is MHKIKNRNIVRIWGIMGLMLFLSSCLAIKKYEKPSVNTEHLFRTDYIHDNAFDGMDTGSIADISWKNMFSDELLKSYIQKALDNNLDIRIAVANIEAAESYVKQSKAGFLPSVNADLDYSITKTSSSSRFGAFTFNQFQIGASAGWEADIWGKIKSRQRAAQAVYLQSVEAHKAVKTSLIAAVANTYYQLAAISAQIKIAQRSVATRDSSVKTTQALKDAGQLTEVAVKQSESQLYDAKLILLNLQKQEKFLENTFCLLLNEAPHSIERNAIDEQHFDSKLSIGVPAKLLANRPDVLQAEYIFRQTFELTNLARSNFYPSFNITASGGLQSMELAKWLDPSSLFANLAAGFIQPIFNQRQIQTAYEVAKTQQEKAYLGYQLAILNAGIDVSNALIEYQTQTESIALNQSKFEANQIAVTMSNRLLQNGLATYLEVLTAQQNMLNAELNLVSAKLGKLNAVVNLYCSLGGGWQ